The following coding sequences are from one Musa acuminata AAA Group cultivar baxijiao chromosome BXJ2-4, Cavendish_Baxijiao_AAA, whole genome shotgun sequence window:
- the LOC135610059 gene encoding probable polygalacturonase, with product MVRWLLVVPALVAVLLAVLKGGAFVVAEGEATCSGIVPMKSREKTVSIADFGGVGDGKTLNTAAFESAISHIVQQNASGGTLLYIPAGVWLTGAFNVTSHMTLFLAKDAVIKATQDTSNWPLIDPLPSYGRGRELPGGRYMSLIHGNGLRDVIITGENGTIDGQGEMWWNMWRKKTLRFTRPNLLELMHSTDVIISNVVFQDSPFWNIHPVYCSNVVVKNVTILAPYDSPNTDGVDPDSSMNVCIEDCYISTGDDLVAVKSGWDEYGIAYARPSSGIIVRRVTGSNQFAGIAIGSETSGGIENVFAENLDIFDSGIGIHIKTNSGRGGFIRNITISDVNLNNVRKALKISGKAGDHPDDGYDPNALPVVDGLTIKNVWGVGVRQPGSIQGIKDSPFTHICLSNVTLKFNSSREVPWTCADVSGGALEVQPSPCAELTSVNGVRFCTNAL from the exons ATGGTGCGCTGGCTGCTGGTGGTGCCGGCTCTGGTAGCTGTCCTCCTCGCGGTGCTTAAAGGCGGCGCCTTTGTGGTGGCGGAAGGGGAGGCGACGTGCTCTGGGATAGTGCCGATGAAGAGCCGGGAGAAGACGGTGTCGATCGCTGACTTCGGAGGGGTTGGGGATGGGAAAACGCTCAACACGGCGGCCTTCGAGAGCGCCATCTCCCATATTGTGCAACAGAATGCGTCCGGTGGAACCCTTCTCTATATCCCTGCTGGGGTATGGCTCACCGGAGCCTTCAACGTCACCAGCCACATGACGCTCTTCCTCGCCAAGGATGCCGTCATCAAGGCCACCCAG GATACTTCGAATTGGCCACTGATTGATCCTTTACCATCATATGGAAGAGGACGAGAGCTACCAGGTGGGAGATACATGAGTTTGATCCATGGCAATGGGCTTCGGGACGTGATAATAACAG GTGAGAACGGAACAATCGATGGGCAAGGTGAAATGTGGTGGAATATGTGGAGAAAGAAAACTCTGCGCTTTACGAGACCAAATCTCCTGGAGCTTATGCATTCTACAGATGTCATCATATCTAATGTGGTTTTCCAAGACTCACCTTTCTGGAACATTCACCCTGTCTATTGCAG CAATGTGGTGGTGAAAAACGTGACCATCTTGGCTCCGTATGATTCTCCTAACACTGATGGAGTCGATCCAG ATTCGAGCATGAATGTCTGTATCGAGGATTGCTACATTTCAACAGGGGATGACTTGGTGGCTGTGAAGAGTGGTTGGGATGAGTACGGCATTGCTTATGCTCGTCCTAGCTCTGGAATAATTGTTCGGCGAGTAACAGGCTCTAACCAATTTGCTGGAATCGCTATAGGGAGTGAAACTTCCGGTGGAATAGAGAATGTGTTTGCTGAGAACTTGGATATATTCGACTCCGGCATTGGGATCCATATAAAGACCAATTCCGGCAGGGGAGGGTTCATCAGAAACATAACCATTTCAGATGTGAATCTGAACAATGTTCGCAAGGCATTAAAGATCTCAGGTAAGGCAGGAGACCACCCGGACGATGGATACGATCCGAATGCTCTTCCGGTTGTTGATGGGTTGACGATCAAGAATGTGTGGGGTGTCGGTGTCCGGCAACCTGGTTCGATACAGGGTATCAAGGACTCTCCCTTCACTCATATTTGCCTCTCCAATGTGActctcaaattcaattcgtcgcgAGAAGTGCCATGGACATGTGCCGATGTGAGCGGTGGCGCTCTCGAGGTGCAGCCATCGCCTTGCGCGGAGTTGACGAGCGTGAATGGCGTTAGATTTTGTACTAATGCCCTCTGA